The Channa argus isolate prfri chromosome 22, Channa argus male v1.0, whole genome shotgun sequence genome has a window encoding:
- the hsd20b2 gene encoding hydroxysteroid (20-beta) dehydrogenase 2 translates to MLFTDVLIVTGGFTVVFYLLKLLWICCYGLRQYFLSEFWQLDLRRYGQWAVVTGATSGIGKAYASELARRGLDVVLISRSVDKLQMVAKEIEDKYGRKTHTIQVDFTDGQRIYSAIAAKLQGLNIGILVNNVGMSYSDHFAYFLEIPDAEQKITQVVNCNILSVPQMTRLVLPDMVKRGTGLIINISSEVGIRPHPLLSLYSATKIFVTYFSQCLHAEYKTKGITVQCVAPFLVSTNMTKNVNTSFLVKSASGYAREALNTVGHSSYTSGCLSHALQNMALSILLPDQILMSSFFIRKLKTFAKTSKHRKIGE, encoded by the exons ATGCTGTTCACTGATGTACTGATTGTCACTGGTGGCTTTACGGTTGTCTTCTATCTGCTCAAACTATTATGGATTTGTTGCTATGGACTCCGGCAATACTTTTTGTCAGAATTCTGGCAATTGGATTTAAGAAGATATGGGCAATGGGCAG tagTCACTGGTGCCACATCTGGCATTGGTAAAGCTTATGCCAGTGAG CTGGCACGCAGAGGGCTGGATGTGGTTTTAATAAGTCGATCTGTAGATAAGCTGCAAATGGTAGCAAAAGAAATAG AGGATAAGTATGGACGAAAGACTCACACTATCCAAGTTGACTTCACAGACGGCCAAAGAATTTATTCTGCTATTGCTGCAAAACTTCAAGGCCTGAATATTGGGATTCTGG TCAACAATGTAGGAATGAGCTATTCTGATCATTTTGCCTATTTCCTGGAAATACCAGATGCAGAACAG AAAATCACTCAGGTTGTCAACTGTAACATACTCTCTGTTCCTCAG ATGACCAGATTGGTTCTTCCAGATATGGTTAAAAG AGGTACTGGGCTTATTATCAATATCTCCTCCGAAGTGGGCATCCGTCCACATCCTTTGTTGTCCCTTTATTCAGCCACCAAG atttttgtaaCATATTTCTCCCAGTGTCTGCACGCTGAATACAAGACAAAGGGAATTACCGTTCAG TGCGTGGCCCCCTTTTTGGTGTCTACCAACATGACAAAAAATGTGAACACCAGCTTTTTGGTGAAGAGTGCTTCAGGATATGCCCGTGAGGCTTTGAACACTGTGGGTCACTCCAGCTACACCAGCGGCTGCCTGTCCCATGCACTCCAG AACATGGCTCTCTCAATACTCCTGCCGGACCAGATTCTCATGTCATCATTCTTTATCAGAAAGCTAAAAACCTTTGCAAAAACGAGTAAGCACAGAAAAATAGGGGAGTAA